A stretch of the Filimonas lacunae genome encodes the following:
- the acnA gene encoding aconitate hydratase AcnA, translating to MPSTIASLTQLQEEGKNIARLPFSIRILLENVLRNRDNFAITEEHLNTLVNWNPEGTEKEIPFKPARVLMQDFTGVPAVVDIASIRAEVVRRGKDGSKINPAIPVDLVIDHSVQVDFFGTDYAYTKNVTYEYERNKERYQLLKWAQQAFDNFTVVPPGMGICHQVNLEYLAKGVIERDGWRFPDTLVGTDSHTPMVNGIGVLGWGVGGIEAEAALLGQPIYFTCPQVIGLKLTGKLTEGITATDMVLAITQVLRKYGVVGKFVEVFGDGLDHLTVPDRATISNMSPEFGCTVTYFPIDSQTLQYMHRTNRSAEQIAMVEDYCKKNMLWRQGEEQITYSDILELDLNTVKPSVAGPKRPQDRIPVKELHTRFSELLDKEYQRMYTPEGKRRDNAWLSEGGSGSTFTYEVNKQSEEVAVEVENSLQTVRLKLKNEEYVLSDGSIVIAAITSCTNTSNPTVMIGAGLVAKKAIKRGLDVKPWVKTSLAPGSRVVTEYLKRAELLGDLEALRFHTVGYGCTSCIGNSGPLPPHIAEAVDKGKLVVASVLSGNRNFEARVHPQVKMNFLASPMLVVAYAIAGRVDIDLFSDPLGNDPNGEPVFLRDIWPAQEEINEAVLKAVQQKDYEEVYKVIFDGDEQWKGLHAPAGKDYHWSNDSTYIKEASFFKNLPEQPAALQDVVNGRVLLKLGDSVTTDHISPAGSFKADTPAGKYLTDHAIDAKMFNSYGSRRGNEEVMVRGTFANVRIKNQISPKEGGFTTFIPTGTVLSVFDASREYAARQVPLVVLAGKEYGSGSSRDWAAKGTNLLGVKAVIAESYERIHRSNLVGMGIIPLEYVDGQNAESLHLTGYETYTIEGIASELKAGKLLSVKAQPDEGEAILFQVKARLDSAIELEYYRHGGILQYVVRDFLKKA from the coding sequence ATGCCATCAACCATCGCTTCACTGACACAACTACAAGAGGAAGGAAAGAACATAGCCCGGCTACCGTTTTCTATCAGAATTTTATTAGAAAACGTGCTGCGTAACCGGGATAATTTTGCTATTACAGAAGAACATTTGAACACTTTGGTGAACTGGAACCCGGAGGGAACGGAAAAGGAAATTCCCTTTAAACCGGCCCGGGTACTGATGCAGGATTTTACCGGTGTACCTGCTGTGGTAGACATTGCCAGCATTCGCGCCGAGGTGGTGCGCAGGGGAAAAGACGGCAGTAAAATTAACCCCGCCATTCCCGTTGACCTGGTGATAGATCATAGTGTGCAGGTTGATTTTTTTGGCACTGATTATGCCTACACCAAAAACGTTACCTACGAATACGAGCGCAATAAAGAACGCTACCAGCTGTTGAAATGGGCGCAGCAGGCTTTTGATAATTTTACCGTAGTGCCGCCGGGTATGGGTATATGCCACCAGGTGAACCTGGAATACCTGGCAAAAGGGGTAATTGAAAGGGATGGCTGGCGGTTTCCGGACACGCTGGTGGGCACCGATTCGCACACGCCTATGGTCAATGGTATTGGCGTGCTGGGTTGGGGCGTAGGCGGTATAGAAGCAGAAGCCGCTTTGCTGGGACAGCCTATTTATTTTACCTGCCCGCAGGTGATAGGGTTGAAGCTTACCGGAAAGTTAACAGAAGGCATTACCGCTACAGATATGGTGCTGGCCATTACCCAGGTGCTGCGCAAATACGGGGTAGTGGGCAAGTTTGTAGAAGTGTTTGGCGATGGGCTGGATCATTTAACAGTTCCCGACAGGGCTACCATCTCTAATATGTCGCCCGAGTTTGGTTGTACGGTCACTTATTTCCCTATCGACAGCCAAACCCTGCAATACATGCATCGCACCAACCGCAGTGCCGAACAAATCGCGATGGTAGAAGATTATTGCAAAAAGAATATGCTGTGGCGCCAGGGCGAGGAACAGATCACCTATTCTGATATACTGGAGCTGGATTTGAATACAGTAAAACCTTCGGTGGCGGGCCCTAAGCGTCCGCAGGACCGTATTCCGGTAAAAGAACTGCACACACGGTTTAGTGAACTATTGGATAAGGAATACCAGCGTATGTACACGCCCGAAGGTAAAAGACGCGATAATGCCTGGTTATCGGAAGGCGGCTCGGGCAGCACGTTCACGTATGAAGTGAACAAACAAAGCGAGGAGGTGGCTGTAGAAGTAGAAAATAGTTTGCAAACAGTGCGTTTAAAGTTAAAGAATGAGGAGTATGTGTTAAGCGATGGGTCTATTGTAATAGCCGCTATTACCAGTTGTACCAACACTTCTAACCCCACCGTAATGATTGGTGCGGGCCTGGTGGCCAAAAAGGCCATTAAGCGCGGCCTGGATGTAAAGCCCTGGGTAAAAACCAGCCTGGCCCCGGGTTCGCGCGTGGTAACGGAATACCTGAAGCGTGCCGAGTTGCTGGGCGACCTGGAAGCCTTGCGTTTTCATACCGTGGGGTATGGTTGCACCTCGTGTATTGGCAACAGCGGTCCCTTACCGCCACATATAGCCGAAGCGGTAGACAAAGGCAAGCTGGTGGTGGCTTCAGTGCTTTCGGGTAACCGTAACTTTGAAGCCCGGGTACATCCGCAGGTGAAAATGAACTTCCTGGCTTCGCCCATGCTGGTGGTAGCCTATGCCATAGCCGGCAGGGTGGATATAGACCTGTTTTCCGATCCGTTGGGTAACGACCCTAATGGCGAGCCGGTTTTTCTGCGGGATATATGGCCTGCCCAGGAAGAGATTAACGAAGCGGTGCTGAAAGCCGTACAACAAAAAGATTACGAAGAAGTATACAAGGTAATATTTGATGGTGATGAACAATGGAAGGGACTGCATGCGCCTGCCGGCAAAGATTACCATTGGAGCAACGACTCTACTTATATTAAAGAAGCTTCCTTTTTTAAAAATCTGCCCGAGCAGCCGGCGGCCTTGCAGGATGTAGTGAATGGCCGTGTGTTACTGAAGCTGGGCGATTCTGTTACCACCGATCATATTTCACCTGCGGGCTCGTTTAAGGCCGATACGCCTGCCGGTAAATACCTGACCGATCATGCTATTGATGCAAAAATGTTCAATAGCTATGGTTCGCGCCGGGGTAATGAAGAGGTGATGGTGCGCGGCACTTTTGCCAATGTGCGTATCAAAAACCAGATTTCACCCAAAGAAGGTGGTTTTACCACCTTTATTCCTACCGGCACGGTGTTATCTGTTTTTGATGCTTCCCGTGAATATGCAGCCCGCCAGGTACCGTTGGTGGTGCTGGCTGGTAAGGAGTATGGCAGCGGTTCGTCGCGCGATTGGGCGGCCAAAGGCACCAACCTGCTGGGGGTGAAGGCGGTGATAGCCGAAAGCTACGAGCGCATACACCGCAGCAACCTGGTGGGTATGGGTATTATTCCGCTGGAATATGTGGATGGCCAGAATGCCGAATCGCTACACCTGACCGGGTACGAAACCTATACCATCGAAGGCATTGCTTCGGAATTAAAGGCCGGCAAACTGTTGTCGGTAAAAGCGCAGCCGGATGAAGGGGAGGCCATTCTCTTCCAGGTAAAAGCCCGGCTGGACTCTGCTATTGAGCTGGAATATTACCGGCATGGTGGAATATTGCAGTATGTAGTACGCGACTTTCTCAAAAAAGCATAA